In Vicinamibacteria bacterium, the following are encoded in one genomic region:
- a CDS encoding amidohydrolase: MTSAPAAQDAPLSGVFADRIARSVERHEAAALDYRRRIHQDPELGNREFETARLVAEHLGSLGLVVRIGIAHTGVVGILKGGKDGPVIAVRADMDALPVSEDTDLPFKSTKRGTYNGQEVGIMHACGHDVHTAVQMGVASVLTDLQKDVPGTVLFVFQPAEEGPPEGEEGGANLMLEEGVFDDPRPEAVFGLHTLADLPVGQIGFTEGPALAAVDHFKATVKGTQTHGAQPHQGVDPIVMASQVVLAFQTIASRNLDPLQPVVVTVGMFHSGERFNIIPAQVHLEGTVRTYDPDVRDTVERRMSEILDGITRAGGGSYTLDYQRGTPATINDPELTQWMVPSVAAVVGEGGVVDLKPTMGGEDFAYYANEVPGFFYRLGTLKEGTVSGPHHSPTFRADDAAVPIGMRVMANVLLDYLFRRSQGSRPE, from the coding sequence GTGACGTCCGCGCCTGCGGCGCAAGACGCTCCGCTATCGGGCGTTTTCGCGGATCGGATCGCGCGCTCGGTGGAGCGCCACGAGGCAGCGGCTCTGGACTACCGTCGTCGGATTCACCAGGACCCGGAGCTGGGTAATCGCGAGTTCGAGACCGCCAGACTCGTAGCCGAGCACCTCGGGAGCCTCGGCCTGGTCGTGCGAATCGGAATCGCTCATACCGGCGTGGTGGGCATCTTGAAAGGAGGCAAGGACGGCCCCGTCATCGCGGTCCGCGCGGACATGGACGCGCTTCCGGTGAGCGAAGACACCGATCTTCCTTTCAAATCGACGAAGCGCGGGACCTACAACGGGCAAGAGGTCGGCATCATGCACGCCTGCGGTCACGACGTTCACACCGCGGTGCAGATGGGAGTGGCCTCGGTTCTCACCGACCTCCAGAAGGACGTTCCCGGGACCGTTCTCTTCGTCTTTCAACCCGCAGAGGAAGGCCCGCCCGAAGGTGAAGAGGGAGGCGCCAATCTCATGCTCGAGGAGGGCGTCTTCGACGATCCGCGTCCCGAGGCGGTTTTCGGGCTGCACACCCTCGCCGATCTTCCCGTGGGGCAGATCGGGTTCACCGAAGGACCGGCTCTTGCCGCAGTCGATCATTTCAAGGCGACGGTCAAGGGAACTCAGACTCACGGCGCGCAGCCGCACCAGGGTGTGGATCCAATCGTCATGGCATCGCAGGTGGTTCTGGCATTTCAGACGATCGCTTCCAGAAACCTCGATCCGCTCCAGCCGGTGGTCGTGACCGTGGGGATGTTCCACAGCGGTGAGCGCTTCAACATCATTCCCGCGCAGGTGCATCTCGAGGGGACGGTGCGAACCTACGATCCCGACGTGCGTGACACGGTCGAGCGTCGGATGAGCGAGATCCTTGACGGCATCACCAGGGCGGGTGGAGGAAGTTACACACTGGATTACCAGCGCGGAACCCCGGCTACGATCAACGATCCCGAGCTGACCCAATGGATGGTGCCGTCGGTTGCCGCCGTCGTGGGCGAAGGCGGCGTGGTCGACCTGAAGCCGACCATGGGAGGCGAGGACTTCGCCTATTACGCGAACGAAGTTCCGGGCTTCTTTTATCGCCTGGGAACCTTGAAGGAAGGAACGGTCTCCGGTCCCCACCATTCGCCCACGTTTCGCGCCGATGACGCGGCGGTTCCCATCGGGATGCGCGTCATGGCGAACGTGCTTCTGGACTATCTTTTTCGACGTTCTCAGGGAAGCCGGCCCGAATAG